One part of the Mariniflexile litorale genome encodes these proteins:
- a CDS encoding nitrous oxide reductase accessory protein NosL gives MQKLKQFSFMTFILALTSCNTGPQAIDYGNEGCHFCKMTIVDKVHAAEIVTKKGKVYKFDASECMIHFIQGFDTSEIKRYLSNNYTEPETLIDATKATFLISKNIPSPMGAFLSAFKTDKEAQKFQTEKGGSLYSWNQLLEHLKN, from the coding sequence ATGCAAAAATTAAAACAATTTTCTTTTATGACATTCATATTGGCATTAACCAGTTGTAATACGGGTCCACAAGCAATAGATTATGGAAATGAGGGGTGTCATTTTTGCAAAATGACTATAGTTGATAAAGTACATGCTGCTGAAATAGTGACCAAAAAAGGCAAAGTTTATAAGTTTGACGCATCAGAATGTATGATTCATTTTATTCAGGGATTTGATACTTCAGAAATCAAACGATACCTTTCAAATAATTATACAGAACCCGAAACACTTATCGACGCTACGAAAGCTACTTTTTTAATTAGTAAGAATATTCCAAGTCCCATGGGAGCATTTTTATCGGCATTTAAAACTGATAAGGAAGCTCAAAAATTTCAAACTGAAAAAGGTGGCAGTTTATATTCCTGGAACCAATTACTAGAACATTTAAAAAACTAG
- a CDS encoding TonB-dependent receptor, which translates to MKKYILLGLSLIFTGLLLAQDIENTTKKDTTSLDEIIVVGRHKLSNYRQEKTLSSIDDFLEKSNKITMIKRGNYAWEASLNNMNSNRLSLTIDGMQIFGACTDKMDPITSYVDVSNLEKVDVGSGQEGTENGHCLGGGIDLQLPQSTFYDSGLKTTIDLGYESNGNYKTTGLDMEYSSTTFYLNADGIYRKSDNYKSGRNKEVLYSQFEKYNISLQGGYKLNNHESLDANVIYDKATDVGYPALPMDVSLAEALITSLTHKYSNDSTFIKSLETKLYFNTITHIMDDSKRPLVPIRMDMPGWSDTYGFYSKASVKENKHDVIFNFNGYYNRSLAEMTMYPNDSNQPAMFMYTWPDVRTLYTGIYAKDSYSLNTNETLSTSLRFGFHKNRIANETGLESLQIFYPEISDTKSRFLTSFSSNYEMKKHVFDLTLGLGYGERAPTVSEGYGFFLFNSFDNYDYIGNPTLKNEKAMEANFKTNYHFKKLQIGLESSYFHIMDYIIGDIDVTLSPMTIGANGVQVYTQLNNATIFNVYFNSSYQFSKTFSVNGTVGYNYGTGSNDVSLPLIKPFSYLAEINYSTPLFNAAIQLEGNGNQSKYSHFYGEDETPQYAILNLNLGNILYIKEHKLVLKYGIENILDANYSTYADWNNIPRQGRNIYINLSYLIL; encoded by the coding sequence ATGAAAAAATATATTCTATTGGGCTTAAGTTTAATTTTTACAGGACTATTGCTTGCTCAAGACATAGAAAACACCACTAAAAAAGACACGACTAGTTTAGATGAAATTATTGTGGTTGGAAGACATAAACTAAGTAACTACCGCCAAGAAAAAACCTTATCCAGTATAGATGATTTTTTAGAAAAATCTAATAAAATCACTATGATAAAACGCGGAAATTATGCATGGGAAGCATCACTTAATAATATGAATAGTAACAGGCTTTCCTTAACCATTGATGGGATGCAAATTTTTGGAGCTTGTACAGACAAAATGGATCCAATCACATCGTATGTAGATGTTTCAAATCTAGAAAAAGTGGATGTAGGTTCTGGACAAGAAGGAACAGAAAATGGTCATTGCCTTGGTGGTGGTATCGACTTGCAATTACCACAATCTACATTTTATGATTCAGGGTTAAAAACAACCATTGATCTAGGTTACGAATCCAATGGTAATTATAAAACAACCGGATTAGATATGGAATATTCCAGCACGACATTCTATTTAAATGCCGATGGAATTTATAGAAAATCGGATAATTACAAATCAGGAAGAAATAAAGAAGTGCTTTATTCTCAATTTGAAAAATATAACATTTCATTACAAGGCGGTTATAAATTAAATAATCATGAATCTTTAGATGCAAACGTAATTTACGATAAAGCAACCGATGTTGGTTATCCTGCTTTACCTATGGATGTATCACTGGCGGAAGCATTAATTACATCTTTAACACACAAGTATTCAAACGATTCAACTTTTATAAAATCGTTAGAAACTAAATTATATTTTAACACCATAACCCATATTATGGACGATTCTAAGCGTCCCCTAGTTCCTATCCGTATGGATATGCCAGGGTGGAGCGATACCTATGGTTTTTATAGTAAAGCAAGTGTTAAAGAAAATAAACACGATGTGATTTTCAATTTTAACGGTTACTACAACAGGTCTTTAGCAGAAATGACCATGTACCCAAATGATTCCAATCAACCTGCCATGTTTATGTACACATGGCCAGATGTCAGAACCCTATACACAGGCATTTACGCCAAAGACAGCTATAGTTTAAATACAAATGAAACGCTTTCAACATCGCTTCGTTTTGGTTTTCATAAAAACAGAATTGCAAATGAAACAGGCTTGGAAAGTCTTCAAATATTCTATCCAGAAATCTCAGATACAAAAAGTCGATTTTTAACAAGTTTTTCATCAAATTATGAGATGAAAAAGCATGTGTTCGATCTAACATTGGGACTTGGATATGGAGAAAGAGCACCAACGGTAAGTGAAGGCTATGGATTTTTCTTATTCAATAGTTTCGATAATTATGATTATATAGGAAATCCCACTTTAAAAAATGAAAAAGCTATGGAAGCTAATTTTAAAACCAACTATCATTTTAAAAAACTTCAGATTGGTCTTGAATCTTCTTATTTTCATATTATGGATTATATTATTGGTGACATTGATGTTACTTTAAGCCCGATGACAATTGGTGCTAATGGAGTTCAGGTTTATACACAGCTAAATAATGCTACTATTTTTAATGTGTATTTCAATAGTTCATATCAATTTTCAAAAACATTTTCGGTTAATGGAACCGTTGGCTACAACTATGGAACAGGAAGCAATGATGTATCGTTACCACTAATAAAACCATTTTCGTATTTAGCCGAAATTAATTATTCTACACCTCTTTTTAACGCTGCAATCCAGCTTGAAGGGAATGGCAACCAAAGTAAATATAGCCATTTTTATGGTGAGGATGAAACGCCACAATATGCTATTTTAAATCTAAATCTCGGAAATATATTATATATTAAAGAACATAAATTAGTATTAAAATATGGTATTGAAAATATATTAGACGCCAACTATTCTACCTATGCCGATTGGAACAACATACCAAGACAAGGTAGAAATATTTATATAAACTTATCTTATTTAATTCTTTAA
- a CDS encoding fasciclin domain-containing protein, which produces MKPNVNLLLFNILLAVFFFNCKNNKETPVESSITTITNATDEKQGQAFIADDGSTPNVLQIAIGSKDHTTLVAAVRAASLENVLVNAGPLMVFAPTNEAFAALPAGTVENLLKPENKEALANILKYHVTPGNYSKDFLKKFKKLGQANNQNVKVEVIGDDVFVGGAKIIASVPAGNGIIHVIDKVILPDN; this is translated from the coding sequence ATGAAACCCAACGTAAACCTTCTTCTATTTAACATTTTACTTGCTGTTTTCTTTTTTAATTGTAAAAACAATAAAGAAACTCCTGTAGAATCCTCCATCACAACAATTACAAATGCAACTGATGAAAAACAAGGACAAGCATTTATAGCAGATGATGGCTCTACTCCAAACGTTTTACAAATAGCAATTGGTTCGAAAGATCACACCACACTTGTTGCTGCTGTTCGAGCTGCTTCATTAGAAAATGTCTTAGTAAATGCAGGTCCATTAATGGTTTTCGCGCCTACTAACGAAGCTTTTGCGGCATTGCCTGCTGGAACGGTTGAAAATTTATTAAAACCAGAAAACAAAGAAGCCTTAGCAAATATTTTAAAATATCATGTAACTCCAGGCAACTACTCAAAAGACTTTCTAAAGAAATTTAAAAAACTAGGCCAAGCTAATAATCAAAATGTAAAAGTGGAAGTTATAGGTGATGATGTATTTGTTGGAGGTGCCAAAATAATTGCTAGTGTACCTGCTGGGAATGGAATTATTCATGTAATTGACAAAGTGATTTTGCCTGATAACTAA
- the nosZ gene encoding Sec-dependent nitrous-oxide reductase, whose protein sequence is MKKFLNISIGFLIIAFAFTSCNNGESSKSNSALSTNAAEKVYIAPGEHDSHYAFISGGYSGNLTVYGLPSGRMFKEIPVFSQFPTNGYGYSEETKAMLETSYGFIPWDDSHHPDISQTNGKLDGRWIFINGNNTPRIARISLTTFETEEIIEVPNSAGNHSSSFITENTEYVVAGTRFSVPIPQKDMPIKDYKGNFKGALSFISVDPEHGHMDIKFQVLMPGFNYDLSHPGRGKSHGWFFFTTYNTEEANTLLEVNASQNDKDFIAAINWKKIEEYVNNGGGTMMPANYAHNVYNETTHTATSTIKKEVRVVNPAEIPGAVYLLPTPKSPHGCDVDPTGEYIVGNGKLSANLTVHSFTKMLKAIENKRFDGDAYGIPILKFEDVLAGSVEQPGLGPLHTEFDGKGNAYTTFFISSEVVKWKLGTWEVIDRKPTYYSVGHLTIPGGNSREPFGKYMFAMNKITKDRYLPVGPEMEHSAQLYDISGDKMELLLDFPTHGEPHYAAAIPAEIIKNNSKKIYKLSENEHPNKATSDADTKVIRNGKDVHIYMTMIRSHFSPDNIEGIKVGDKVFFHITNLEQDFDVPHGFAMIGANNAELLISPGQTRTLIWEPKQVGVWPFYCTDFCSALHQEMQGYVRVSPATSTLPLSWSLGE, encoded by the coding sequence ATGAAAAAATTCTTAAATATTTCAATTGGATTTTTAATTATTGCTTTCGCTTTCACTAGCTGCAATAATGGAGAATCTTCAAAATCAAATAGTGCGTTAAGTACTAACGCTGCCGAAAAAGTATATATTGCTCCGGGTGAACACGATTCGCATTACGCATTCATCTCAGGAGGCTACAGTGGAAACCTTACCGTTTACGGCTTACCTTCTGGACGCATGTTTAAAGAAATTCCCGTGTTTTCTCAATTCCCAACAAATGGTTATGGGTATTCTGAAGAAACCAAAGCTATGTTAGAAACGTCCTATGGTTTTATACCCTGGGATGATTCGCATCACCCAGACATTTCTCAAACGAATGGTAAATTAGACGGCCGTTGGATTTTTATTAATGGAAACAACACACCACGTATTGCCAGAATTAGCTTAACAACTTTTGAAACTGAAGAAATTATTGAAGTTCCTAATAGTGCTGGAAACCATAGTTCATCTTTTATTACAGAAAACACAGAATATGTAGTTGCGGGAACGCGTTTTTCTGTCCCAATTCCACAAAAAGATATGCCTATTAAAGACTATAAAGGTAATTTTAAAGGAGCTTTGTCATTTATCTCTGTTGATCCAGAACATGGACATATGGACATCAAATTTCAAGTGTTAATGCCAGGATTTAACTACGATTTATCACATCCTGGTCGTGGAAAATCTCATGGCTGGTTCTTCTTTACAACTTATAACACCGAAGAAGCAAATACGTTATTAGAAGTCAACGCTTCTCAAAATGATAAAGATTTTATTGCTGCAATTAATTGGAAAAAAATTGAAGAATACGTAAATAATGGGGGTGGTACTATGATGCCTGCAAATTATGCACATAATGTATATAATGAAACCACACATACAGCTACTTCTACTATAAAAAAGGAAGTGCGTGTAGTTAATCCTGCCGAGATTCCTGGTGCAGTTTATTTATTACCAACACCAAAATCACCACATGGTTGCGACGTAGATCCCACTGGAGAGTACATTGTTGGTAATGGAAAACTATCAGCAAACTTAACGGTACATTCATTTACTAAAATGCTTAAAGCTATTGAAAATAAAAGATTTGATGGTGATGCTTACGGCATTCCAATCTTAAAATTTGAAGATGTATTAGCAGGCTCTGTAGAACAGCCAGGTTTAGGCCCCTTACATACCGAGTTTGACGGCAAGGGAAATGCTTATACAACGTTCTTTATATCTTCTGAAGTGGTAAAATGGAAATTAGGAACCTGGGAAGTTATTGATAGAAAACCAACTTACTATTCTGTTGGTCACTTAACAATTCCTGGTGGAAACTCAAGAGAACCATTTGGCAAATACATGTTCGCTATGAACAAAATTACTAAAGACCGTTATTTACCAGTTGGTCCTGAAATGGAGCACTCTGCACAACTATATGATATTTCTGGAGATAAAATGGAATTACTTTTAGATTTCCCTACGCATGGTGAGCCTCACTATGCAGCAGCTATTCCTGCAGAAATTATTAAAAATAATTCGAAAAAAATCTATAAGTTATCTGAAAATGAGCACCCAAACAAAGCCACAAGCGATGCTGATACTAAAGTAATTAGAAATGGCAAAGACGTTCACATTTATATGACCATGATACGTAGTCACTTCTCACCAGACAATATTGAAGGGATTAAAGTAGGAGACAAGGTGTTCTTCCATATCACTAATTTAGAACAAGATTTCGATGTACCTCACGGTTTTGCTATGATTGGAGCTAATAATGCTGAATTGTTAATCTCACCAGGTCAAACAAGAACCTTAATATGGGAACCTAAACAGGTGGGTGTTTGGCCATTTTATTGTACCGATTTCTGTTCTGCTTTACATCAAGAAATGCAAGGCTATGTGCGGGTATCTCCAGCTACATCCACCTTACCTTTATCTTGGTCTTTAGGGGAATAA
- the nirK gene encoding copper-containing nitrite reductase has product MTLKHTLLKTKPFVLSIKLIASVLLLMTACISNDKKEYENSADIPVNREMLAELTSPPNVPTPVGKRKAKKLIVKMEILEKEGEMTDGVKYIYWTFGGTVPGSFIRTRVGDEVEFHLQNHPNNKLPHNIDLHAVTGPGGGAESSFVAPGHEKVFSFKTLNPGLYVYHCATAPVGMHIANGMYGLILVEPEGGLPLVDKEYYIMQGDFYTKGANGERGLQPFDMQKAVDEKADYVVFNGKVGALTGDNAITAKVGETVRLFVGNGGPGLVSSFHVIGEIFDRVHVEGGDLINENVQTTLIPAGGTAMIEFKVDVPGTFILVDHSIFRAFNKGALGMLKVEGEKDKKIYSGEIRDDIYLPEGPGIQSMPTTGEIIASEIPAKSFEEQMEFGKQAYMQTCFACHQAEGQGVPNAFPPLAKSDYLNADVDRAIGVVLHGKTGEITVNGQKYNSVMTRQMLSSDEIANVLTYVYNSWGNSKKVVTKAMVEKVKNSK; this is encoded by the coding sequence ATGACACTAAAACACACATTACTCAAAACAAAACCATTTGTTTTGTCTATAAAATTAATAGCGTCTGTTTTGCTATTAATGACAGCTTGCATTAGCAACGATAAAAAAGAATATGAAAATTCAGCCGACATTCCTGTAAATAGAGAAATGCTTGCAGAATTAACATCTCCACCCAATGTACCAACCCCTGTTGGAAAAAGAAAAGCTAAAAAGCTTATTGTAAAAATGGAAATTCTAGAAAAAGAAGGTGAAATGACCGATGGTGTTAAATATATATATTGGACATTTGGCGGCACCGTTCCAGGGAGTTTTATTAGAACCCGTGTTGGCGATGAAGTTGAATTTCATTTACAAAACCACCCAAATAATAAGTTACCACATAATATCGATTTGCACGCAGTAACAGGTCCTGGTGGAGGTGCAGAATCATCATTTGTGGCTCCTGGTCACGAAAAAGTATTTTCATTTAAAACCTTAAATCCAGGTTTGTATGTCTACCATTGTGCTACCGCTCCAGTAGGCATGCACATTGCGAATGGTATGTATGGTCTAATTTTGGTAGAACCAGAAGGCGGTTTACCTCTAGTTGATAAAGAATATTATATTATGCAAGGCGATTTTTATACCAAAGGCGCAAACGGAGAACGTGGTTTACAACCCTTCGATATGCAAAAAGCAGTTGATGAAAAAGCAGATTATGTGGTGTTTAATGGTAAAGTGGGTGCACTTACTGGTGACAATGCCATTACAGCTAAAGTGGGTGAAACCGTTCGACTTTTTGTTGGTAATGGCGGCCCTGGATTAGTATCGTCTTTCCACGTTATTGGTGAAATATTTGATAGAGTACATGTTGAAGGTGGTGACTTGATAAATGAAAACGTTCAAACCACATTAATTCCAGCTGGCGGTACAGCCATGATAGAATTTAAAGTAGATGTTCCTGGTACATTTATCTTAGTAGACCACTCTATTTTTAGAGCTTTCAATAAAGGTGCTTTAGGTATGTTGAAAGTGGAAGGTGAAAAAGACAAGAAAATTTACTCTGGTGAGATTCGTGATGATATTTATTTACCCGAAGGACCTGGTATTCAATCTATGCCCACAACTGGAGAAATTATTGCTTCAGAAATTCCTGCAAAATCATTTGAAGAACAAATGGAATTTGGAAAACAAGCTTACATGCAAACCTGTTTTGCTTGTCACCAGGCCGAAGGTCAAGGGGTGCCAAATGCGTTTCCTCCTTTAGCAAAATCTGATTATCTGAATGCCGATGTTGATAGAGCTATTGGTGTTGTTTTACATGGTAAAACTGGAGAGATTACAGTAAACGGTCAAAAATACAACAGTGTTATGACGCGACAAATGCTGTCTTCTGATGAAATTGCCAACGTATTAACCTATGTATATAATAGCTGGGGTAACTCGAAAAAAGTGGTTACCAAAGCCATGGTAGAAAAAGTAAAAAACAGTAAATAA
- a CDS encoding ABC transporter permease codes for MLKILKYSFYDLMRSRWSYVYFAFYLLLGIVLLFLNNDLSKAVITLMNVIIVLVPLIGTIFGVMYYYNSKEFTELLLAQPIKRSSIFLGQYLGVALSLSMSLILGLGLPFVFYGLFKSNAIWDFSLLLITGTFLTLIFTALAFNIALSNENKIKGFGYAILLWLFLGIIYDGIFLMSLILFEDYPLDKISLIGTMLNPIDLSRTLILLKLDISALLGYTGAIFKQFFGTSFGIITSFLALALWVILPVLRIVFKSKKKDF; via the coding sequence ATGCTTAAAATATTAAAATATAGTTTTTACGATTTAATGCGAAGCCGTTGGAGTTATGTGTATTTCGCCTTTTATTTACTGCTAGGCATTGTGCTACTTTTTTTAAACAACGATTTATCTAAAGCAGTCATTACCTTAATGAATGTAATCATCGTTTTAGTTCCACTTATTGGAACCATTTTTGGCGTGATGTATTATTATAATTCCAAAGAATTTACCGAGCTTCTTTTGGCACAACCTATAAAACGCTCTTCCATATTTTTAGGCCAGTATTTAGGTGTTGCCTTGTCTTTATCTATGAGTTTAATTTTAGGCTTAGGATTGCCATTTGTATTTTATGGCTTATTTAAAAGCAATGCCATTTGGGATTTTTCACTATTGTTGATTACAGGAACCTTTCTAACTTTAATATTTACAGCTTTAGCATTTAACATTGCCTTATCTAACGAAAACAAAATTAAAGGCTTTGGGTATGCCATTTTGCTATGGTTGTTTTTAGGCATTATTTACGACGGTATCTTTTTAATGTCTTTAATACTATTTGAAGATTATCCATTAGATAAAATATCATTAATTGGAACGATGCTAAATCCCATTGATTTATCAAGAACGCTTATATTACTAAAACTTGATATATCTGCTTTATTAGGATATACTGGCGCGATTTTTAAACAGTTTTTCGGGACTAGTTTTGGAATAATAACATCATTCCTAGCGTTAGCTCTTTGGGTTATTTTACCCGTTTTAAGAATTGTTTTTAAGTCAAAAAAGAAAGATTTCTAG
- a CDS encoding alpha-ketoglutarate decarboxylase, with product MSTLNAQQGSSNFWNSVRFGGGIGLSFGDDFFSGTLAPSAIYEFNNQVALGFGLNGTYNKQKDFYKSTILGGSLIGLFSPISEIQLSAEFEELHVNRRYESNLNLENDTYWSPALFLGAGYRNGNVTFGMRYDLLYDENNSIYANALTPFVRFYF from the coding sequence ATGAGTACTTTGAATGCCCAACAAGGCAGTAGTAATTTCTGGAATTCTGTGCGTTTTGGAGGCGGTATAGGTTTGAGTTTTGGTGATGATTTTTTTAGTGGCACCCTAGCCCCAAGTGCCATATACGAATTTAACAACCAAGTAGCGTTAGGCTTTGGATTAAACGGCACTTACAACAAACAAAAAGATTTTTACAAATCGACCATTTTAGGAGGTAGTTTAATAGGTTTATTTAGCCCTATTAGTGAAATTCAACTATCGGCCGAATTTGAAGAACTTCATGTTAACAGGCGTTATGAAAGTAATTTAAATTTAGAAAACGATACGTATTGGTCTCCCGCTTTATTTTTAGGCGCTGGTTATAGAAATGGCAATGTAACATTTGGTATGAGATATGATTTACTATACGATGAAAACAATAGCATATACGCCAATGCATTGACTCCTTTTGTGAGATTTTATTTCTAA
- a CDS encoding nitrous oxide reductase family maturation protein NosD gives MHKIAVFLLIILIACSSYAQKIEVCNTCAITSLKKAIAQAKDYDTIIVKKGTYKEHKIIVDKPLTIIGKNYPVIDGEKKGEIITVISDHVTVDGLFIINVGTSYTEDYAAIRIKRSKHFVIKNLVLEKLFFGIYIEKSSYGKIYHNKIVGDAIQEYNSGNGIQLWYSNHIQIEHNYVEHVRDGIYLEFSDDCLIKNNVSALNLRYGLHFMFSNNDSYQDNTFENNGAGVAVMFSKKIKMYNNTFKENWGTASYGMLLKEINDAEITGNTFEENTIGINIEGSNRIVYKNNNFTNNGWAIKVRGACYTNSFLENNFLYNSFDISYNSNVNDNVFDRNYWSSYTGYDLNKDGIGDIPYRPVKLFSYIVNRTPETIILLRSLFMDIIDFSEKVSPVFTPDNLLDNNPATKKISW, from the coding sequence ATGCATAAGATAGCCGTTTTTTTACTAATCATTTTAATAGCTTGCTCAAGTTATGCTCAAAAAATTGAAGTATGCAATACTTGTGCAATCACTTCATTAAAAAAAGCAATAGCTCAAGCCAAAGATTATGACACCATTATAGTAAAAAAAGGCACCTATAAAGAACATAAAATTATAGTTGACAAACCTCTAACTATTATTGGTAAAAACTACCCTGTAATAGATGGCGAAAAAAAAGGTGAAATTATAACTGTAATTTCAGATCATGTAACGGTTGATGGCTTATTCATTATAAATGTTGGCACCAGTTATACTGAAGATTATGCTGCCATTCGTATTAAAAGAAGCAAACATTTTGTGATTAAAAATCTAGTATTAGAGAAATTGTTTTTTGGCATTTACATTGAAAAATCTAGCTATGGAAAAATTTATCACAATAAAATTGTTGGTGATGCTATACAAGAATACAATTCTGGAAACGGCATTCAATTATGGTATAGTAACCATATTCAAATTGAACATAATTACGTTGAACATGTGCGCGATGGCATTTATTTAGAATTTTCAGACGATTGCTTGATTAAAAATAATGTGAGTGCACTGAATTTAAGATACGGATTGCATTTTATGTTTTCCAATAACGACAGCTATCAAGACAATACGTTCGAAAACAATGGTGCTGGTGTTGCCGTCATGTTTTCTAAAAAAATTAAAATGTACAATAACACCTTTAAAGAAAACTGGGGAACCGCATCATACGGCATGTTGTTAAAAGAAATAAATGATGCTGAAATTACAGGAAATACGTTTGAAGAAAATACTATAGGCATTAACATTGAAGGATCAAACAGGATCGTTTATAAAAATAACAATTTCACCAATAATGGCTGGGCCATTAAAGTACGTGGAGCTTGTTATACCAATAGTTTTTTAGAAAATAATTTTTTGTATAATTCCTTCGACATATCATACAATAGCAATGTAAACGACAATGTTTTTGATAGGAATTATTGGAGTAGTTATACTGGTTACGATTTAAACAAAGATGGCATAGGCGATATACCTTACCGGCCCGTTAAACTCTTTTCATATATTGTAAATCGTACACCAGAAACCATCATTTTATTGCGTAGCCTATTTATGGACATTATAGATTTTTCTGAAAAAGTGTCGCCCGTTTTTACACCAGATAATCTTTTAGACAACAATCCTGCAACAAAAAAAATCTCATGGTAA
- a CDS encoding ABC transporter ATP-binding protein: protein MVNIQNLHKKFGKNQVLSGVDLSIKEGGIFAVLGPNGSGKTTLIKSILGMVIPNKGTITVYNQNIKNNSDYRYNIDYLPQIANFPSNLQVKELIKMIKDLRGKTNEDERLIDLFKLHSFLDKKLGTLSGGTKQKVNLVLAFMFNSPLIILDEPTSGLDPISMIRLKDLIQAEKAKGKTILITSHIMSFVEEVSDEIVFLLEGKIYFKGTVSELKTKTDQPDFEHAIASILTKNHA, encoded by the coding sequence ATGGTAAACATTCAAAATCTTCATAAAAAATTTGGAAAAAACCAAGTGTTAAGTGGTGTCGATTTATCTATTAAAGAAGGTGGTATTTTTGCGGTTCTTGGCCCAAATGGCTCTGGAAAGACTACTTTAATAAAATCTATTTTAGGCATGGTAATTCCTAACAAAGGCACAATAACAGTTTATAACCAAAACATAAAAAACAATTCAGATTATCGCTATAACATAGATTATTTACCTCAAATCGCCAACTTCCCTAGTAATTTACAAGTAAAAGAACTTATTAAAATGATTAAGGACTTACGAGGGAAAACAAATGAAGACGAACGTCTTATCGATTTATTTAAATTGCATTCATTTCTAGATAAAAAATTAGGAACACTTTCTGGAGGAACCAAACAAAAAGTGAATTTGGTTTTAGCCTTTATGTTTAACAGTCCCCTAATTATTTTAGATGAACCAACTTCAGGACTCGATCCCATTTCAATGATTCGGTTAAAAGATTTAATTCAGGCCGAAAAAGCGAAAGGAAAAACCATTTTAATAACCTCGCACATCATGAGTTTTGTTGAAGAAGTGTCCGATGAAATAGTGTTTCTATTAGAGGGGAAAATTTACTTCAAAGGCACCGTTTCAGAATTAAAAACAAAAACCGATCAACCCGATTTTGAACATGCTATTGCATCCATTTTAACTAAAAATCATGCTTAA
- a CDS encoding cytochrome c: MKKALKILTILFISLLVSCGGKEEKKKEKFSYEKTAPTEQTVTKIESVPASKRIDLTSKGIGPIKELVLPAEIDQTMATHGEDVYKKMCTACHRPDKKFIGPAPSGILERRTPEWVMNMILNPDEMVQKDLLAKELLIEFNGSPMANQGLTQEDARAVLEYFRTLK; encoded by the coding sequence ATGAAAAAAGCATTAAAAATTTTAACGATCCTTTTTATTTCGCTACTTGTAAGCTGTGGTGGGAAAGAAGAAAAGAAAAAAGAGAAGTTTTCTTATGAAAAAACAGCTCCTACGGAACAAACTGTAACCAAAATCGAGTCGGTTCCCGCATCAAAAAGAATTGATCTTACCAGCAAGGGCATTGGCCCAATTAAAGAACTTGTACTTCCTGCTGAAATTGACCAAACCATGGCTACTCATGGCGAAGATGTGTATAAAAAAATGTGTACAGCTTGCCACAGACCAGATAAAAAATTTATTGGTCCAGCACCTAGTGGAATTTTAGAACGTAGAACACCAGAATGGGTAATGAATATGATTTTAAATCCAGATGAAATGGTTCAAAAAGATCTATTAGCAAAAGAATTACTTATAGAATTTAATGGATCTCCTATGGCTAACCAAGGACTTACCCAAGAAGATGCTAGAGCTGTGCTAGAGTATTTTAGAACATTAAAATAG